A single region of the Streptomyces sp. NBC_00236 genome encodes:
- a CDS encoding inorganic phosphate transporter translates to MEHITLLLAIVIVTALVFDFTNGFHDTANAMATTISTGALKPKTAVAMSAVLNLVGAFLSVEVAKTISGGIINEDGLRTEVIFAALVGAILWNLLTWLVGLPSSSSHALFGGLIGAAVMSAGWSSVDGGTVVTKVLLPAVAAPVVAGLAALLATKLTYRIGGKVTGGAQEKATAKGYRAGQIASAGLVSLAHGTNDAQKTMGIITLALVTGGVLSPGSNPPVWVIVSAGLAIALGTYLGGWRIIRTMGSGLTELKPPQGFAAQTSAATVILASSHLGFSLSTTQSCSGAVMGAGLGRKGGVVRWSTATRMFVAWGLTLPAAGLVGAGAELLTKQGTWGVVVVAALLIAGSGAIWMLSRRKPVGHDDVAPAGEDAEPAGVVTTAIAAVSPPPTAAAQPHDLTATIPAPAGPVADPARPATV, encoded by the coding sequence ATGGAACACATCACGCTGCTGCTCGCGATTGTGATCGTGACAGCTCTAGTGTTCGATTTCACGAACGGTTTCCACGACACCGCCAACGCGATGGCCACCACCATCTCGACCGGCGCACTCAAACCCAAGACAGCGGTGGCCATGTCCGCCGTTCTCAACCTCGTAGGCGCGTTCCTGTCGGTGGAGGTCGCCAAGACGATCTCCGGCGGGATCATCAACGAAGACGGGCTCAGAACCGAGGTCATCTTCGCGGCGCTCGTCGGCGCCATCCTGTGGAATCTCCTGACCTGGCTGGTCGGCCTGCCCTCCAGCTCCTCCCATGCGCTGTTCGGCGGCCTGATCGGCGCCGCGGTGATGTCCGCGGGCTGGTCGTCGGTCGACGGCGGCACCGTCGTCACCAAGGTGCTGCTCCCCGCGGTCGCCGCACCGGTCGTCGCCGGTCTGGCCGCGCTGCTGGCCACCAAGCTGACGTACCGCATCGGCGGGAAGGTCACGGGCGGCGCCCAGGAGAAGGCCACCGCGAAGGGGTACCGCGCCGGCCAGATCGCCTCGGCCGGGCTCGTGTCGCTCGCGCACGGCACCAACGACGCGCAGAAGACCATGGGCATCATCACGCTCGCCCTGGTCACCGGCGGCGTCCTCTCCCCCGGCTCCAACCCGCCGGTCTGGGTCATCGTCTCCGCGGGCCTCGCCATCGCGCTCGGCACCTATCTGGGCGGCTGGCGCATCATCCGCACCATGGGCAGCGGCCTGACCGAACTGAAGCCGCCGCAGGGCTTCGCCGCCCAGACCAGCGCGGCCACCGTCATCCTGGCCTCCTCCCACCTCGGTTTCTCCCTGTCCACGACCCAGTCGTGCTCCGGCGCCGTCATGGGCGCGGGCCTCGGCCGCAAGGGCGGCGTGGTCCGCTGGTCCACCGCCACCCGGATGTTCGTCGCCTGGGGCCTGACCCTGCCGGCCGCCGGTCTGGTCGGCGCGGGCGCGGAGCTGCTCACCAAGCAGGGGACCTGGGGTGTCGTGGTCGTCGCGGCACTGCTGATCGCCGGTTCCGGTGCGATCTGGATGCTGTCGCGGCGCAAGCCCGTCGGCCACGACGACGTCGCCCCGGCCGGTGAGGACGCCGAGCCCGCGGGCGTCGTCACCACGGCCATCGCGGCCGTCAGCCCGCCGCCCACCGCGGCCGCTCAGCCCCACGACCTCACGGCCACCATCCCGGCCCCCGCCGGGCCGGTCGCCGACCCGGCCCGACCCGCCACGGTCTAA
- a CDS encoding cobyric acid synthase: MSGGLLVAGTTSDAGKSVVTAGICRWLVRRGVKVAPFKAQNMSLNSFVTREGAEIGRAQAMQAQAARVEPTALMNPVLLKPGSDRSSQVVLMGRPVGEMSARGYHGGRQESLLSTVVDCLEQLRGTYDAVICEGAGSPAEINLRRTDIVNMGIARAARFPVVVVGDIDRGGVFASFFGTTALLSAEDQSLIAGYLVNKFRGDVSLLEPGLDMLRELTGRPTYGVLPFAHGLGIDEEDGLRVSLRGTVRESVVAPPHGEDILRVAVCAVPLMSNFTDVDALAAEPGVVVRFVDRPEELHDADLVIVPGTRGTVKALAWLRERGLADALLRRAAEGRPVLGICGGYQILGEHIEDDVESRAGQVDGLGLLPVRIRFDREKTLARPAGEALGAPVEGYEIHHGVADVRGGEPFLTDGHGQRLDGCRSGAVWGTHWHGSLESDTFRRRFLTEIAKAAGRRFVPAPGTCFAGLREEQLDRLGDLIEEHADTDALWRLIESGAPAGLPFIAPGAPGARA; encoded by the coding sequence ATGAGCGGCGGACTGCTGGTCGCCGGGACCACATCGGACGCGGGCAAGAGCGTCGTCACGGCGGGCATCTGCCGCTGGCTGGTGCGCCGGGGCGTGAAGGTGGCGCCGTTCAAGGCGCAGAACATGTCACTCAACTCCTTCGTCACCCGCGAAGGCGCCGAGATCGGCCGCGCCCAGGCCATGCAGGCCCAGGCCGCCCGGGTGGAGCCGACCGCGCTGATGAACCCGGTGCTGCTCAAGCCCGGCAGCGACCGCTCCAGCCAGGTCGTCCTGATGGGCCGTCCGGTCGGCGAGATGAGCGCACGCGGCTACCACGGCGGCCGGCAGGAGTCGCTCCTGTCCACCGTCGTGGACTGCCTGGAGCAGCTTCGGGGCACGTATGACGCCGTGATCTGCGAAGGGGCGGGCAGTCCGGCCGAGATCAACCTGCGGCGCACGGACATCGTGAACATGGGCATCGCCCGGGCGGCACGCTTCCCGGTGGTGGTCGTCGGCGACATCGACCGCGGCGGGGTCTTCGCCTCGTTCTTCGGTACGACGGCGCTGCTCTCTGCCGAGGACCAGTCGCTGATCGCCGGCTACCTGGTCAACAAGTTCCGCGGCGACGTCTCGCTGCTGGAGCCCGGCCTGGACATGCTGCGCGAACTGACGGGACGGCCGACCTACGGGGTGCTGCCGTTCGCCCACGGCCTCGGCATCGACGAGGAGGACGGTCTGCGGGTCTCGCTGCGCGGCACCGTACGCGAGTCGGTCGTCGCCCCGCCGCACGGCGAGGACATCCTGCGCGTCGCCGTGTGCGCCGTGCCGCTGATGTCCAACTTCACCGACGTGGACGCGCTCGCCGCCGAACCGGGCGTCGTCGTGCGGTTCGTGGACCGTCCCGAGGAACTCCACGACGCCGACCTCGTCATCGTGCCCGGCACCCGGGGCACGGTGAAGGCACTCGCCTGGCTGCGCGAGCGCGGGCTCGCCGACGCACTGCTGCGGCGCGCCGCCGAAGGCCGTCCGGTCCTCGGCATCTGCGGCGGCTACCAGATCCTCGGCGAGCACATCGAGGACGACGTGGAGTCGCGCGCCGGGCAGGTCGACGGGCTCGGACTGCTGCCCGTACGCATCCGGTTCGACCGCGAGAAGACCCTCGCCCGCCCGGCCGGGGAAGCGCTCGGCGCCCCGGTCGAGGGGTACGAGATCCACCACGGCGTCGCGGACGTACGAGGCGGCGAACCCTTCCTCACCGACGGGCACGGACAGCGCCTCGACGGCTGCCGGTCCGGCGCCGTGTGGGGCACCCACTGGCACGGCTCGCTGGAGAGCGACACCTTCCGGCGCCGCTTCCTGACCGAGATCGCCAAGGCCGCCGGCCGCCGTTTCGTCCCCGCCCCCGGCACCTGCTTCGCCGGACTGCGCGAGGAACAGCTCGACCGCCTCGGCGACCTGATCGAGGAACACGCGGACACCGATGCGCTGTGGCGACTCATCGAGTCGGGCGCACCGGCAGGACTTCCCTTCATCGCCCCCGGAGCACCTGGAGCACGCGCATGA
- a CDS encoding class II aldolase/adducin family protein produces the protein MSGEWRDSIERAWDAVVATARRTASEGLVVGTSGNVSARVGETVLVTPSGVPYDRLRPEDLTGVDPEGNQVLGTMAPTSELPLHLAVYRNTDAAAVVHTHAVHATAVSTLVAEVPSVHYAAAMLGGPVRVAAYARYGTDELAENMLTALRDRTGCLLGNHGTVTYGASLDEAYDRTAQLEWLCRLWLTASSVPGRTPALLTPEQLSDVGEALKGYGQPHGNR, from the coding sequence ATGAGCGGTGAGTGGCGGGATTCGATCGAACGGGCCTGGGACGCGGTCGTCGCCACCGCCCGCCGGACGGCCTCCGAGGGACTGGTCGTGGGCACCTCGGGCAACGTGTCGGCACGGGTCGGCGAAACCGTACTGGTCACCCCGAGCGGAGTGCCGTACGACCGGCTCCGCCCCGAGGACCTGACCGGCGTCGATCCGGAGGGCAACCAGGTCCTCGGCACCATGGCCCCCACCAGCGAGCTTCCGCTCCATCTCGCGGTGTACCGGAACACCGACGCGGCCGCCGTGGTGCACACCCACGCGGTGCACGCAACGGCCGTCTCCACGCTGGTCGCCGAGGTGCCGTCGGTGCACTACGCCGCGGCGATGCTGGGCGGCCCCGTCCGGGTCGCCGCCTATGCCCGCTACGGCACGGACGAACTGGCCGAGAACATGCTCACGGCCCTGCGCGACCGCACCGGCTGCCTGCTGGGCAATCACGGAACGGTCACCTACGGTGCCTCCCTCGACGAGGCGTACGACCGCACCGCCCAGCTCGAATGGCTGTGCCGCCTCTGGCTCACCGCGAGCTCGGTGCCCGGCCGCACTCCGGCCCTGCTCACGCCGGAGCAGCTGAGCGACGTCGGGGAAGCGCTGAAGGGGTACGGGCAGCCGCACGGAAACCGGTAG
- the ypfJ gene encoding KPN_02809 family neutral zinc metallopeptidase, with product MQFDDDADLDTSEVQDTRGSRIPGGRATVGGGIAGVIALILGLLFGVGPDQLGLSSGDSGTTATASSAAQVQQDCRTGRDANTKDDCRTVAVVNSVQDYWGQEFQRRDATYGSARTVLFTDRVSTACGSATSAVGPFYCPGDRQVYLDLGFFDELRTKFGSSGGPFAEAYVVAHEYGHHVQNQMGTLARSQDGRTGENSNAVKVELQADCYAGVWANHATTTPDESTGRPLITELTRADIRDGLDAAASVGDDRIQEKFQGRVTPESWTHGSAAQRQQWFTTGFTSGDMAACDTFR from the coding sequence ATGCAGTTCGACGACGACGCCGATCTGGACACGTCCGAGGTCCAGGACACGCGCGGCAGCCGCATCCCCGGCGGCAGGGCCACCGTGGGCGGCGGGATCGCGGGGGTCATCGCGCTGATCCTGGGGCTGCTCTTCGGGGTCGGCCCCGATCAGCTCGGGCTCTCCTCCGGCGACTCGGGCACGACCGCGACCGCCTCGTCGGCGGCACAGGTCCAGCAGGACTGCCGGACCGGCCGGGACGCCAACACCAAGGACGACTGCCGGACGGTCGCGGTGGTCAACAGCGTGCAGGACTACTGGGGCCAGGAGTTCCAGCGGCGCGACGCCACGTACGGCAGCGCCCGCACGGTCCTGTTCACCGACCGGGTCAGCACGGCCTGCGGGTCGGCGACCTCGGCCGTGGGGCCGTTCTACTGCCCCGGTGACCGGCAGGTCTATCTGGACCTGGGCTTCTTCGACGAGCTGCGGACCAAGTTCGGGTCGAGCGGCGGACCGTTCGCCGAGGCCTACGTCGTCGCGCACGAGTACGGACACCACGTGCAGAACCAGATGGGGACGCTGGCCCGCTCGCAGGACGGACGGACCGGCGAGAACAGCAACGCGGTGAAGGTGGAACTCCAGGCGGACTGCTACGCCGGGGTCTGGGCGAACCACGCGACGACCACGCCGGACGAGTCGACCGGCCGCCCCCTCATCACCGAACTCACCCGGGCGGACATCCGGGACGGGCTCGACGCGGCCGCGTCGGTCGGGGACGACCGGATCCAGGAGAAGTTCCAGGGCCGGGTCACCCCCGAGTCCTGGACGCACGGCTCGGCCGCGCAGCGCCAGCAGTGGTTCACCACCGGCTTCACCAGCGGCGACATGGCCGCCTGCGACACCTTCCGCTGA
- a CDS encoding cobalamin biosynthesis protein produces the protein MRADRIFAYGATAGLIGDLLLGDPRRGHPVAAFGRAAAGVERRLWRDHRGWGALHTLVCAGGAAGGAALASRALRRHPAASVALTAAATWSVIGGTSLGREARAIGGALAAGDIELARERLPHLCGRDPQSLDGPQIARAVVESVAENTSDAVVGALVWGALGGVPGLVGFRAANTLDAMVGHKSPRYRRYGWASARLDDLAGWPGARLTALLAVTAGGRPRGAVRAWRADAAKHPSPNAGPVEASFAGALGVRLGGTLAYGGRVEHRPVLNGETGRAVEPADIERAVRLSRRVSALALGVSVAARLGAGFAARGIAGARTAGSRSTTPRLSGRRPT, from the coding sequence GTGCGTGCCGATCGCATCTTCGCGTACGGCGCCACGGCCGGTCTGATCGGCGATCTGCTGCTCGGTGATCCCCGCAGGGGACACCCGGTCGCCGCCTTCGGGCGGGCCGCGGCAGGCGTCGAACGCCGTCTGTGGCGCGACCACCGCGGGTGGGGCGCCCTGCACACCCTGGTCTGCGCCGGAGGCGCCGCCGGGGGCGCCGCGCTGGCCTCCCGTGCCCTGCGCCGCCACCCCGCCGCGTCCGTCGCCCTGACCGCCGCCGCCACCTGGTCCGTCATCGGTGGTACGTCGCTGGGGCGCGAGGCCCGGGCCATCGGTGGCGCGCTCGCCGCCGGGGACATCGAACTGGCCCGGGAGCGGCTGCCGCATCTGTGCGGCCGCGACCCGCAGTCCCTGGACGGGCCGCAGATCGCCCGCGCCGTCGTGGAGTCCGTCGCCGAGAACACCTCGGACGCCGTGGTCGGCGCCCTGGTGTGGGGCGCGCTGGGCGGGGTGCCCGGACTCGTCGGGTTCCGGGCCGCCAACACGCTCGACGCGATGGTCGGTCACAAGTCGCCCCGCTACCGGCGTTACGGCTGGGCCTCGGCCCGCCTCGACGACCTCGCGGGCTGGCCCGGCGCCCGGCTGACGGCCCTGCTCGCCGTGACCGCCGGGGGGCGGCCACGGGGAGCGGTCCGCGCCTGGCGGGCCGACGCCGCCAAGCACCCGAGCCCGAACGCGGGCCCGGTGGAAGCCTCGTTCGCCGGTGCGCTCGGCGTACGGCTCGGCGGGACGCTCGCCTACGGCGGCCGGGTCGAGCACCGTCCCGTGCTCAACGGGGAGACGGGCCGCGCGGTGGAGCCCGCCGACATCGAACGGGCCGTACGGCTGTCGCGCCGGGTGAGCGCGCTGGCCCTCGGCGTGAGCGTGGCGGCCCGGCTGGGCGCGGGGTTCGCGGCACGAGGCATCGCGGGGGCCCGTACGGCCGGTTCCCGCAGCACGACACCTCGACTCTCAGGACGGAGACCGACATGA
- a CDS encoding VOC family protein, translating to MADATTGVPTVYPTLLYDDAKAAIRTLTQGLGFTEEAVYEGEDGTVMHAELSCGNGRVMLGSNGREGVFAKAMQGAGPAGVYVVVDEVDAHHARAVEYGVEILMPPTDQDYGSRDYMARDAEGNVWSFGTYAPGSAG from the coding sequence ATGGCAGACGCGACGACAGGCGTACCGACGGTCTATCCGACGCTTCTGTACGACGACGCGAAGGCCGCGATCAGGACGCTGACCCAGGGGCTCGGCTTCACCGAGGAAGCGGTGTACGAGGGCGAGGACGGCACGGTGATGCACGCGGAGCTGTCCTGCGGCAACGGCAGGGTGATGCTGGGCTCCAACGGTCGCGAGGGCGTCTTCGCCAAGGCGATGCAGGGGGCCGGACCGGCCGGTGTCTATGTGGTGGTCGACGAGGTGGACGCCCACCACGCACGGGCCGTGGAGTACGGGGTGGAGATCCTCATGCCGCCCACCGACCAGGACTACGGCTCCCGGGACTACATGGCGCGGGACGCGGAGGGCAATGTGTGGAGCTTCGGGACGTACGCCCCGGGATCGGCGGGCTGA
- a CDS encoding ABC-F family ATP-binding cassette domain-containing protein, which produces MITASGIELRAGARMLIESASFRIAKGDRIGLVGRNGAGKTTLTKCLAGEGTPAAGTITRSGEVGYLPQDPRTGDLDVLARDRILSARGLDEILRKMRENEERMANGKGATREKAMKKYERLETEFLTKGGYAAEAEAATIAAALSLPDRVLGQPLHTLSGGQRRRVELARILFSDADTLLLDEPTNHLDADSIVWLRDYLKSYRGGFIVISHDVELVETVVNKVFYLDANRSQIDVYNMGWKLYQQQREADEKRRKRERQNAEKKAATLNAQADKMRAKATKTVAAQNMAKRADRLLSGLEAVRVSDKVAKLRFPDPSPCGKTPLMAEGLSKSYGSLEIFTDVDLAIDKGSRVVILGLNGAGKTTLLRLLGGAEKPDTGDIIEGHGLKLGYYAQEHETLDPNRTVLENMRSAAPDLDLVAVRKTLGSFLFSGDDVDKPAGVLSGGEKTRLALATLVVSSANVLLLDEPTNNLDPASREEILGALRTYKGAVVLVTHDEGAVEALQPERIILLPDGVEDLWGADYRDLVSLA; this is translated from the coding sequence GTGATCACCGCTTCCGGCATCGAGCTGCGCGCCGGCGCCCGCATGCTCATCGAATCCGCCTCCTTCCGCATCGCCAAGGGTGACCGCATCGGCCTCGTCGGCCGCAACGGGGCGGGCAAGACCACCCTCACCAAGTGCCTCGCGGGCGAGGGCACCCCGGCGGCCGGCACCATCACCCGCTCCGGCGAGGTCGGCTACCTGCCGCAGGACCCGCGCACCGGCGACCTCGACGTGCTCGCCCGGGACCGCATCCTGTCCGCCCGCGGCCTCGACGAGATCCTGCGCAAGATGCGGGAGAACGAGGAGCGGATGGCGAACGGCAAGGGCGCCACCCGCGAGAAGGCGATGAAGAAGTACGAGCGCCTGGAGACGGAGTTCCTCACCAAGGGCGGCTATGCGGCCGAGGCCGAGGCGGCCACCATCGCCGCGGCCCTCAGCCTTCCCGACCGGGTGCTGGGCCAGCCGCTCCACACGCTCTCCGGTGGTCAGCGACGCCGTGTCGAGCTGGCCCGGATCCTCTTCTCGGACGCCGACACCCTGCTCCTCGACGAGCCCACCAACCACCTGGACGCCGACTCGATCGTCTGGCTGCGCGACTACCTCAAGAGCTACCGCGGCGGATTCATCGTGATCTCCCACGACGTCGAGCTCGTCGAGACGGTCGTCAACAAGGTCTTCTACCTCGACGCCAACCGCTCGCAGATCGACGTCTACAACATGGGCTGGAAGCTCTACCAGCAGCAGCGCGAGGCCGACGAGAAGCGCCGCAAGCGCGAGCGGCAGAACGCCGAGAAGAAGGCTGCGACGCTCAACGCCCAGGCCGACAAGATGCGCGCCAAGGCCACCAAGACCGTGGCCGCGCAGAACATGGCCAAGCGCGCCGACCGGCTGCTCTCCGGCCTGGAGGCCGTCCGGGTCTCCGACAAGGTCGCCAAGCTGCGCTTCCCCGACCCCTCTCCGTGCGGCAAGACCCCGCTGATGGCGGAGGGCCTCTCCAAGTCCTACGGGTCGCTGGAGATCTTCACCGACGTCGACCTCGCGATCGACAAGGGCTCCCGGGTCGTCATCCTCGGCCTCAACGGCGCCGGCAAGACCACCCTGCTCCGGCTGCTCGGCGGCGCGGAGAAGCCCGACACCGGCGACATCATCGAGGGCCACGGGCTGAAGCTCGGCTACTACGCCCAGGAACACGAGACCCTCGACCCGAACCGCACCGTCCTGGAGAACATGCGCTCGGCGGCACCCGACCTCGACCTGGTGGCGGTCCGCAAGACCCTCGGCTCGTTCCTCTTCTCCGGGGACGACGTGGACAAGCCGGCCGGGGTGCTCTCCGGCGGTGAGAAGACCCGGCTCGCCCTGGCGACGCTGGTCGTCTCCTCCGCCAACGTGCTGCTGCTCGACGAGCCCACCAACAACCTCGACCCGGCCAGCCGCGAGGAGATCCTCGGCGCGCTGCGCACGTACAAGGGCGCCGTCGTCCTCGTGACGCACGACGAGGGCGCCGTCGAGGCGCTCCAGCCCGAGCGCATCATCCTGCTGCCCGACGGCGTCGAGGACCTGTGGGGTGCGGACTACCGGGACCTGGTCTCGCTGGCCTGA
- a CDS encoding alpha/beta hydrolase, with product MRPATATAAAVTTILGVGAAAAVAAGRYAGDVALKAPSGRPLPADRRLTVHATAAGQVTLTRSFSSLRPGTYGLVGDDVHAVVGPVIDQAHQAADTVVRRLERVNHGTLRPGAKVRITPELHSGDPATALGLEFREVEIPGELGGLPAWFVPGPRDTWVITAHGLGTTREHPLNVTAFLHGQQLPVLDLAYRGDPGAPRSPDGLAHLGESEWRDLDAAIRFAVRYGAEKVVLHGWSTGASMALHACVNSALRDRICGLVLDSPVLDWQATLRALAAAHGVPSALLPLAVRAAQGKTGLHGARLLDTSLPATLHVPTLIFHGPDDTLAPWQPSRELAARRPDLISLHAVPQAPHAAMWNAGPAHYEETLRRFLTPLM from the coding sequence GTGCGCCCCGCTACAGCAACGGCAGCAGCCGTCACCACGATCCTCGGCGTCGGCGCGGCGGCGGCGGTCGCCGCCGGCCGGTACGCCGGCGACGTCGCCCTCAAGGCACCGTCCGGACGCCCCCTCCCCGCCGACCGCCGGCTGACCGTGCATGCGACGGCGGCCGGGCAGGTCACCCTCACCCGGTCCTTCAGCTCACTCAGGCCGGGCACCTACGGGCTGGTGGGCGACGACGTGCACGCCGTCGTGGGCCCGGTGATCGACCAGGCCCACCAGGCGGCCGACACCGTCGTGCGCCGGCTGGAGCGCGTGAACCACGGCACCCTGCGCCCCGGCGCCAAGGTCCGCATCACGCCTGAACTCCACAGCGGCGACCCCGCCACCGCCCTCGGCCTCGAATTCCGCGAGGTGGAGATCCCCGGGGAACTCGGCGGCCTGCCCGCCTGGTTCGTACCGGGGCCTCGCGACACCTGGGTGATCACCGCACACGGCCTCGGCACCACCCGGGAACACCCGCTGAACGTGACGGCCTTCCTGCACGGGCAGCAGCTGCCGGTGCTCGACCTCGCCTACCGCGGCGACCCCGGAGCTCCCCGCTCCCCGGACGGGCTCGCCCATCTCGGTGAGTCCGAGTGGCGGGACCTGGACGCGGCCATCCGCTTCGCCGTGCGCTACGGCGCCGAGAAGGTCGTCCTGCACGGCTGGTCGACCGGCGCCTCGATGGCCCTGCACGCCTGCGTGAACTCCGCGCTGCGCGACCGGATCTGTGGACTCGTCCTCGATTCGCCGGTGCTGGACTGGCAGGCCACGCTGCGCGCCCTGGCCGCCGCCCACGGCGTCCCCTCCGCCCTGCTCCCCCTCGCCGTCCGCGCCGCCCAGGGGAAGACCGGACTGCACGGGGCCCGGCTCCTGGACACCTCGCTGCCCGCGACCCTGCACGTGCCGACGCTGATCTTCCACGGGCCCGACGACACCCTGGCCCCCTGGCAGCCGTCCAGGGAGCTCGCCGCCCGCCGCCCCGACCTGATCTCCCTGCACGCCGTGCCCCAGGCTCCGCATGCGGCGATGTGGAACGCCGGCCCGGCCCACTACGAAGAGACGCTGCGGCGCTTCCTCACGCCCCTGATGTGA